The nucleotide sequence CGGGCAGGAAGTTGCGGCCCGGGTCCTCGCCGTTGATGCGGAACTCGAAGGAGTGGCCCCGCATCTGCGGGTCGTCGTAGCCGATGGCCTCGCCGTCGGCGATGCGGAACATCTCGCGGACCAGGTCGATGCCGGTGACCTCCTCGGTGACCGGGTGCTCCACCTGGAGACGGGTGTTGACCTCGAGGAAGGAGATGGTGCCGTCGTTGCCGACCAGGAACTCCACCGTCCCCGCCCCCACGTAGCCCGCCTCCTTGAGGATGGCTTTGGAGGCGGCGTAGAGCTGGTCGTTCTGTTCCTGGGTCAGGAAGGGGGCCGGGGCCTCTTCGACGAGCTTTTGGTGGCGGCGCTGGAGGGAGCAGTCACGGGTGGAGACGACCACGACGTTGCCGTGGGTGTCGGCCAGGCACTGGGTCTCCACATGGCGGGGCTTGTCCAGGTAGCGCTCGACGAAGCACTCTCCGCGGCCGAAGGCCGCGACGGCCTCGCGGACGGCGGAGTCGTAGAGCTCGGGGACTTCTTCCATGGTGCGGGCGACCTTCAGGCCGCGGCCGCCGCCGCCGAAGGCGGCTTTGATGGCGATGGGCAGGCCGTGCTGTTCGGCGAAGGCCACGACCTCGTCCGCGCCGGAGACCGGGTCGGGGGTGCCGGCGACCAGGGGGGCGCCGGCGCGCTGGGCGATGTGGCGGGCGGCGACTTTGTCGCCCAGGTCGCGGATGGCGTGCGGCGGGGGGCCGATCCAGGTCAGGCCCGCGTCCAGGACGGCCTGGGCGAATTCGGCGTTCTCGGAGAGGAATCCGTAGCCGGGGTGGATGGCGTCGGCGCCGGATTCGGCGGCCGCGGCCAGGACTTTGGCCTGGTCGAGATAGCTGGCCGCCGGGGTGTCACCGCCCAGCGCATAGGCTTCATCGGCCGCGCGCACATGCACAGCGTCCCGGTCCGGATCGGCGTAGACGGCTACGCTCGCGATCCCGGCATCCCGGCAGGCACGGGCAACACGGACAGCGATCTCGCCACGGTTGGCGATGAGCACCTTTTGCATGCTCTCTCTTCCCTCTTCCGAAAAGTTCCGTCCCGAGAGGGACGGTCAAGGTTGCTACCCCAGGGCCCGCTCAAGGAAATCCAGCACCACGCTCGCGTAGCCTTCGGGATCGGTCTCCAGCCCGAGCAGATGCTCGGCTCCCGGCAGGACGTGCGTCTCGGCCTGGGCATAGCGCTCGGCCAGCGCGTCCACCGAGGACGGGGGCACGATCGCATCGTGCTCGCCCGACATGAACAACAGGGGGATCTTGGCGAACTTGCCCGTCGCGGGCGGGGGCCACTCGGCCCGGAGCATCGCCGGGCCCACCGCGCACAGCGTCCGCGCCACCACCGAACGGGCCGGTTCGCCCTTCAGCAGGGCGGGCAGCGGCAGCGCCTCCGCCTCCAGGAACTTGCGCAGCAGCGGCGGGACATCGTGCCCCGGCCCGCTGTCGCACACCAGCGCGTCAAGTTCGAATCCGTCGTGCGTCAGCGCCCACATGGACGAGAAGCACGAGAACGAGAAGCCGTAGAAGGCTATCCGCGCCGTGCCGTACCCCCGCTGGTCGCGCAGATGGGACACCACGGCGGTGACATCGCTCGCGAACCGGTCGCCGAGCCCGAACAGCGCCCGGTCGTCGCTGCTGGCCCCGTGGTTGCGGTGGTCGAACAGGCAGACGGTGTATCCGGCGTCGTGCAGGAACTTGGCGTGGCGGAGGCTGTGGTCCTTCGCCGTGGCCATGCTGTGGCCGAGCACCACCACCTTCTCGGGGGACGCCGGGCACAGCCAGGTGTCCAGGTGCTTCCGCGGCGCGAAGGGCACCTTCAGCTCCGTACAGGGCAGCCCGTGGTCCCGTGGGTGCTCCCGCTGTTCCCGGCGCCGCGGATGGAAGGCCAGATACGCCAGCGTGGCCCCGTACAGCGGGGCGATCGGCAGGGCCGCGGCCGAGAGGGCGCGGGCTCCCAGGGAGGGGGAGCGCGCCGACGTCTGGCGTGGCTCGGGCATCTGCGTCCTCCAGGAGGGGGAGTGTCCGTCGGCGGTCAGGGCGTTCTCGTCTCGGTCGCGGCGGGCAGTGGACGGGCGGTCGGGACGGGCGGGTGGACGGCGGTCGGGACGGGCGGTGGACGGGCGACAACGTGTGAACGAGCGGGCGGGCGAAGAGTCAGCCACAGCCTCCGGCATGGCCCGGATCGGCCGACCGGGCGGCGGCGAAGTCGGTGTCCGAGGGCACGGCGGCGGGCGTGTCCCGGGGGCGGGGGCCGGATCGGTCACCGGAGCCCGTGCCCGGCCCGGAGCCGGAGCGGACCGCGCCGACGAAGGCCGGCAGCCGGTCCACGCCCCAGAACTTGTCATAACCATGGGTGAAGAACGGCACGCCGAACGCCCCGGCGTCGCTGAGCGCGAGCAGGGCCTGGAGTCCACGGCCGCCGCGCAGCTCCTCGTCATCGGCCGCTGCCGCCGCCCGGCCGGCCGGAAGCCCCAGCTCACCGGCGATGGCCGCGATGGTCGTACGGTCGCAGATGTCGCGGCCCTCCTGCCAGCGCGCCCGGTAGACGCGCTCGATGTAGGCGGGGCCGAGCCCCCCGTCCAGCGCCAGGAAGTACGGCAGATGCGGCACCTCCCAGACCGGGTCTTGATCCACCGGCCAGTTGACCGCGAGGCCGCGGTCGGTCGTCAGCCGGCGCACATCCTGGAGGATATAGAGATGCTTCTCCCGGGACATCGCCGTATACGGAAAGTGATGGCGTTGTTCGGCCATACGGCGCTCACCATCCGCGTCCGGTTCCCACCACGGGTGCCATTCCACCGCCTGTGCGACATCCGGATAGCGGTCCATCAGATCACGGTAGGCGATCCAGCTGTACGGGCTGCGGAAATTGAAATAGAAGCGCGGTACTTTGCTGCGCTTGGCTGCCACGTCCGTACCCCCTCGCTCGTCCGTCTCGTGCCTGACGCTCATTGAGCGGCCCTCAACCGGCGAACACCGCTCGAACAAAGGTGCCGACGGTGCCCGTCAGAGGACGATGCCGCCGTCGACCTGGAACACCGCACCGGTCACATACTCCGCCCCGACCAGGTACGCGACCATGTCGGCGACCTCCTCCGGACGGCCGAAGCGACGCAGCGGGATGCTCTGCTCCGCCTCCTTGCGCACCCGGTCGGAAAGCTCCGCCGTCATATCGGTCTCGACGAAGCCGGGCGCCACCACATTGGCCCGTATGCCGTACCGTCCGACCTCCTTGGCGAGCGACTTGGTGAAGCCGATGATCCCCGCTTTGGAGGCCGCGTAATTGCTCTGGGTCGCATTGCCGTGGACACCGGCGACCGACGAAATGTTGATGACGCATCCGGACTTGCGTTTCATCATTCCGAACACCACGGAACGGCACAGGTGATAAGTGCCGTCCAGGTTGACCTCCAGGACGTCCCGCCACTCCTCGTCCTTCATCAGCAGCAGCGGATTGTCCCGGGTGATCCCGGCGGAGGTGACCGCGACGTCGACCGGGCCGAGCGACTCCTCGGCGAAGGCGACCAGTTCGCGCACCGCGCCCGCGTCGCGGACGTCCGCCTGCCGGCCGATCACCCGTCCGCCGCCGTGCCGCGCCGCCTCCTCCTCCAGCTCACGGGCGGCATCGGGGCTGGAGTGATGGCAGAACGCCACGTCGAAGCCGTCCCGGGCCAGCCGCAGCACGGTGGACCGGCCTATGCCGCGGGAACCGCCGGAGACCAGCGCGACGCGCGGCGTCGGCTCCTTGTCACCGGATGCGCGGCCCGTGTCGTCGGATATTCGGTCGGACATACGGTGAGGTCCTTCTCCCGGAGGTGGTGTCGGTCAGAGGGGGTCGGGCACAGGGGGGTCGGGCACGGGCGGCGCGGCCACCGGCGGCCCGGCCACCGGCGGGTCGGCCACCGGCGGGTCGGTCGCGGGCGGGCCGGTCACAGGTGAGGCGGTCAGGGGCGGGGCGGGCACGGGCGGGGCGTCCAGGTCGGAGGCCGGGCGCATGGTCATCGTCAGCCGCCCGACGGTGAGGACGGTCTCCTTCCCGACCAGGCTCTCGCCCTCGAAGACGAAGGTCTCGCCGACCTGGCGGGCCAACCGCACATGATGCTCCACCACATCGCCCGGCACCACCGGGCGGTGGAACTCGGCGTCGGTGATCCCGCCGAGCAGCATCGCCTTGCCCTTGCGTACGTCGGGATTGGGCCGGTCCCAGGCCACCAGCACCCCGGCCACATGGCACCAGGACTCGATGAGCACCGTCCACGGATAGTGGTAGTCCTCCTCGGACGCGGTGTCCGGCATCCCCTCGTACCAGGGCTCATTGCAGGTGACCGCCTTCAGCCCACGGGCCCGCTCGCCCGGCACCAGCTCGGTGACCCGGTCGACCAGCAGCATGGGGTAGCGGTGCGGCAGCACCCGCTTGATCTCATCGACACTGATCATCCGGCGTCCGCTCCTCGGCCCTGGCCTCTCCACTCCCCTGCCCCGGCCTCCGCGCCCTGGGCGTCCCGGTTCTCGAAGCGCAGCCTTATCTGCGCGGCGGGTCCGCGCCCGGTGGCCGCCGAAGCCCGGCAGCGCACCGCCCCGTCCTTGCGCGACCAGACGTATTCGCTGGTCAGCTCGTCTCCGGGGTAGACCGGGCTGAGGAAGCGGGAGGACTCGACGGCCGCCAGGACCCAGCGCCCGCCCGGTTCGCGCTCCGGCAGCGTGGCGAGGGCACCGCGCTGGACGTACTCCACGACACATACGCCGGGGAAGATGGCGAACCCCGGGAAGTGCCCGGCGAACACCTTCTCCGACGCGCCGACCACGGCCACGCACCGGGCGGGCCGCTCACCGGGGACGCCGGGGTCCACGACCTCCACGGTGCCGTCGACCGGTCCGCACGCGGCCGCCGTCATCTCACTTCTCCAGCTTCGAGGCGAGCAGGTCGTGCACCTTGCGGAGCGTGGTGATGTCCTTCATCTCCCGCTCCTCCAGCTTCACCGAGTACTTCTTCTCCAGGACGACCATGACCTCGAGGGCCATCAGGGAGTCCACGCCCAGCGTCTTGACGAAGTCGGCGTCGTCGGTGACGTCCTCCTCGTCCACATCGAGCACATCCGCGACGAAGGTGCGCAGTTCGTCCATGTCCAGGGCGGCGATGGCGTCGGCCATGCGGGGGTCTCCTTCCGCTCTCAAAGTGTGAGGCTCAGCGGGGTTCGGGGGTTCCGGGTGTTCCGGAGTTTCCGGGGGTTCCGGGGGTTCCGGAGCTTTCGGGGGTTTCAGGGGTTTCGGGGGTGGTGAGCTTGGCGAGGGCGGCGGCCGACTCGACCGGGACGGTGAGCGCGCCCTTCGCGATCCGGCGGATCATGCCGGTCAGTTGGCGCCCGGGGCCAAGCTCCACGAACCGGGTGCAGCCCAGTTCATCGGCGAGCGTGCGGACGCTCTCCTCCCAGCGCACCGGGCTGGTGAGCTGGTTCAGTTCGAGCTCCCGCCAGCGCTCGCCGCTCGCGTACGGGCGGGCGTCCACGTTGGCGACGACCGGGAGGTGCTCGGGGGCGAATCGCACGGCGGCCAGGGCCTCGCGCACGTCGTCGGCGGCCGAGGCCATCAGCGGGCTGTGGAAGGCGCCGCCGACGGCGAGCCGGATCACCTTGCCCTCGCTCTCGACGGCCAGTTCGGCGAGCCGGTCCACGGCCTCGGCGGTGCCCGAGAGCACGATGGCGCCGGGTGCGTTGACATTGGCGATCCAGACCTGGCCGCCGTCCTCCTGGACCCGGGCGACCAGCGCCTCCACGGTCTCGGGGCCGAGCCGCACCACGGCGGCCATGGTGCCGGGCGACCGCTCGGCGCACGCGCGCATGGCCCGGCCGCGGGCGGCGACGAGGCGGGCGGTGCCGGCGAGCGGCAGGGCCCCGGCGGCGTGCAGCGCGGTGTACTCGCCCAGGCTGTGCCCGGCGCAGGCCACCACCCCGCCCAGCAGCCCGGCGGCCTCCGCCTCGCGGTGGGCGAGCACCTCGGTGGTGAAGACGGCGATCTGGGCGAGATCGGTGCGGCGCAGCGTCTCGTCGTCGGCCTTCAGCAGGAGTTCCTCGACGTCGATACCGGTGTACTCCGATACCTCGGCCACCAGCGCCCAGGAGGCGGTGTCCCGCCACGCCTGGCCCATGCCCGCCTTCTGGGCGCCCTGCCCGGGGAAGACCAGCGCCGTACGGGGCGCCTCTCCGTCGGGAGCGCCGCCCGTCATCTCTCGGTCCGTCATCTCAACCAGCTCCTTCAGCTCAGGGGGCGACCGGCCCGTCACCGGATCCGCAGCAGGGCCGCGCCGACCACGCCGTCCCGGTCCACGGTGGTGACCAGGGCGGTATCGCCCGAGGCGATCTCCTTGCGCTCGGCGAGCGCCAGGACGGCGGCGATCTGGAAGGCCGCCGCCGCGGCGCAGGTGTCCCCGACGGTGTCGGCGGCCGTGATCCGCGGCGGCTCCGCACCCCCGAGGGCATCAGCGAGGGCGGCGCGCTCGGCCTCCCCCTCGGCGCCGGGGGCGCCGGAGTCGGCGACGGCGCTCAGCTCGCCGGGGGTCACGCCGGTGCGGTCCAGCAGCCGGCCGATCGCCTCGGCGAGCACCGTACGGGCCTGCTTCGCGTCCGCCGCGCAGCCGAACTCCAGGCCCAGGACCTCGGCGAGCCCCTTACGGCCGTGTTCGCGCGCCGAGGCGTCGGGCTCCAGCAGCCACACGGCCGCGCCCTCCCCGAGGACGGCGGCGCTGTCCTCGTCGGCCCGGGCGTGCCACTCCAGCCAGGCGCGGGCGGAGGAGAACTCCTCGACCGCCCCGCACAGCACGGCCTGGGCCCGTCCGGCGCGCTGCAGCCGCAGCGCGTACCGGAGGGCGAGCAGTCCGGTGGCGCGGCCGCCCGCGATGGTGGTGTTGGGGCCCCTGAGCCCGTGCCAGATGGCGGACTGACCGGCCGCGCAGTTCATCACGGTGTTGGGGAACCGGGCCGGGTCCACGTAGAAGGGCTTCTTACCCACCAGCGAGTCCCGGGTGAAGTCCATGATGCTCTGGGCGGAGCCGGTGCTGGTGCCGAGCGCCAGGCCGGTCTCCTCGCCCACCCCCGGCAGCCGCTCGGCCTCCTCGTGTTCCCGCTCCCCGGTCAGCAGATGGCGGATCGCGGTGACGGCCAGTCCGGTGGCCCGGTCCATGGAGCGGGTGCCCTTACGGCCGAGGATCTGCCGGATGTGGAAGTCGGGCACGAGGCTCGCCTCGCGGAACGGCACCGACCACTCCTCGGGGTCCAGCGGACGGCCGGCCGCACGGCCGGACCGCAGGGCCGCGGTGAAGTCGGCCCCGCGCAGTCCCAGGGGCGATACGGCGGTCCAGGCCGAGATGACCGGGGCTGCCCCGCCGGGGGCGTTGACCATGGGTTCGGGTACTCCTTCGGTAGAGGCCCGGGGGCCGTGGGAGGGGCGGGTCACAGGAACCACACCTGTTCGTAGGAGGGCCAGCGCGCCGCGAGGTCGTCGCCCTCGATGACGCGTACGCCGGGCAGCAGCCGCTCGGCGGCGGTACGGCCGAGCGCGGCCAGGCCGTCCTCCTCGACCAGCACGGTCACCCCGGCGGCCAGCAGCTTCGCCACGGAGGCCGGTGGATGGGGCAGGGTGTCCAGGGTGTGGTTGCCCAGGCGCAGCGAGGGCCGCGGGCCCGTGTCGAGGGCGTAGCCGACGGCGGGGCCGCGCAGCGCCACATCGCAGCCGCCGCTCTGCCGGTGCAGATCGGGCACGCAGTACAGCACGTCGGCGTACTGGGTCTCGATCGAGCCCCGGTACGCCTTCTCCACGATCACCAGCCAGCGCGCCTGGTCGCCCATGGCTCAGCACACCCCCATGAGCAGGCTCTTGTCCGCCGCGTTCACATGCTCGGCGAAGACGAAGGGGGCCCGCGTGCGCACCTGCGGAATCTGGTCGGCGGCGCCCCGCTCCTCGGCGCAGTAGCGGCACACGTACCAGTACAGCCGGTCGGGGTGATCCTCGATCAGCTCGCGGACGACGCGGGCGGTGGACGGATGCTCGCGCCCCAGGTCGGTGTAGTCGCGCGGTTTGTTCTCGCCGAGGGCCGCGCCGGTCAGCCGGGTGGCGTCGCCGCAAGTCCAGATCTGCACCCGGGCGCCCCGGGCGAGCAGCGCGGACGCCAGCCGCAGCGCCGAGGTGACCAGGTCGGTCTGGTGGGGCGCGCCGAAGAGATTGAGCAGCACATCGGTACGGGGGACGGGCCTGGGCATCAGTGCCACACCGCCCTGACCCGCGGTTCCAGCAGCTTGGCGGCCACGTCGTCCATCTCCACCAGCCGCGCCCGGGGCGTCAGATCGGCGGCGGGCAGGGCGCGCTGGGCGGCGGAGAAGGAGTCCACCCACAGCTCGCCGCCGTCGCCGAGGAACGTCTCGATGCCCGGTGCGGTGCCGGGGACGGCGGCGGTCACGCCGTTCTCGACGAGGAACAGCACCACCTGGTGGCCGTCCCTGACCAGCCGCGCGGCGTCGCCGAGGAACCGCTCGCAGGCGGGTCCGGTCTGCGGCCCGCCCGTCTCGATCAGCAGATGGGCCGTCATGTCAACAGCTCACCGCCGTCCACGCCGATCACATTGCCGGTGATCCAGGAGGAGTCGGTGCGCGAGAGCAGCGAGACGGCTTCGGCGACGTCCTCGGGACGGGTCAGCCGCCGGTGCGGATTGAGGTCCCGCGCGTGGACGGCGAGCCGGTCGCTGCCGGGGATGCGCTCCATGGACGGGGTCGGGGTCACCCCGGCGCGCAACGCGTTGACGGCGATGCCGGAGGGGGCGAGCTCCAGGGCGAGCTGGCGTACGTGGGACTCCAGGGCGGCCTTGGCCGCGGAGACGGCGCCGTAGTGCGGCATCACCCGGGTGCCCCCGGCGCTGGTCATCGCGTACACCTTGGCGCCCTCGCGCAGCAGCCCCGCGGTGAACAGGTCCTGGGTCCAGTAGACGAGGGAGTGCGCCATCACGTCGAGCGTCATGTTCATCTGGCGGGCGGTCAGGCTGTCCTCGCCCTCCGCGCCGACGTACGGCAGCAGGGTGCCGAAGGCCAGGGAGTGCACCACGATCCGGATGCCCGTACCGCCGGTCAGCTCCTCGAACCGGGGCAGCAGTTCCTCGCGGGTGCGGGCGGAGGCGGCGTTGGCGTTGAAGAAATGGGCCTCGACGCCGTGGCCGCGCATCTCCTCCCGGGCGACGGCGGCCTTCTCCTGGCCGTCGGTGGTGTCGAAGTGGACGCCCAGGATGTGGACGCCCTCGCGGGCCAGTTCATGGGCGATGGCCAGGCCCATACCGCTGGAGGCGCCCAGGACCAGGCACCAGGAACCTTCGAGTCGGGTGATCATCGGCCGCTCGCCCTCCGTCGTCCGCTCATCGGCTGCTCGCTTCCGCGCTGCTCGCTTCCGCACCGGCGGCCCCGCCCGGGGTGACCAGACAGACCGCGGCGTTCCCCTCGGCCGCCGCGGTGACGACGGCGTGGACATGCCCGGCCGGTGCGCCGAGGGCGGCGGCCACGCGCGCCACCGGCTCCAGGGCGCCCGCTCCCGCCGGGACCCGCTCGGGCTTCCCGGCCGGTGTCCGCCCGCCCGGCGCCTGCTCGTCCAGCACCTTCTCCTCCAGCGCCGCCGCCACGGCCTCGCCGACCGGGGAGCCGTCCAGGACGGCGGTGACGGCCAGCGGTTGGTCCGGCCGGTGGCCGAGGGCGTCCAGCGCGTCCCGCAGCAGCGCCGCGGCCAGCTCGGCCCCCTCGGCCGAGGCGGCCACCCGCGGCGGCAGGAAGAACGAGCGGACGCCCACCCGGCCCAGCGCCGCCGCCCCCCGGCTCCGGGCGGCCGTCTCGGGCTCCAGCACCAGCGCGACGGCTCCGGCCTCCGAGGTCTCCGCCCCCGGTTCGCCCTCGGGCAGCGCCTCCTCGGTGGCCCCGGCCAGCAGCCACCGGGCCCGGCCGGTGGCGAGGGCGCGGCGGCCGTTCTGGAGCGCCTCGAGGCCCGCGACCCGGGGGCTGGTGAAGGTGAGATTGAAGCCCTTGAGGTCGTGTTCGGTGGCCAGCCGGCTGCCGAAGAGGTTGATGGAGAAGTAGGGCGCGGTGACCGGGGACAGATCCCCGGCCCCGGTGGCGGTGACCGTACGGTCCATCGTGTGGTGCAGGGCGACGGCCGCGCTGTTGGTGCCCACCGCGGCGCCCCGCTCCTCGGGCCCGACCGCCTCCAGGGCGTCCGGGCCCGCCTGTGCCAGCGCGCACTTGGCCGCGGCGAGGAAGTACTGGGAAGCGGCGGGCAGGTACTTGTAGCCGTGCCGGCCGAGCGCCGTACGGAAGTCGAAGCCGTCCGCGCCCACGGTGCCGATGCCCGTCACCACCAGGCCGACGGCCGGTTCGCTGCGCGCCGCCTCCTCGTTCGCTTCTCCGCCCACGCGGCGCGGAGGCGCGGCTTTCGTCGCCATCCGCGGCCCGGCGGCCGCACGTGCGTCGCTCACGCGGCGGCCTCCCCGAAGACGAGCGAGATGTTGTTGCCCCCGAAGGCGTAGGCGTTGACCAGCCCGTAGGCCCCGGTCATGGACGCGGAGCCGTACGCCAGCGGCACCGAGCACTCCGGGTCCGGCGTGCCGACCGGCACATTGGGCGGCAGCGTCTTGTGGTGCAGCACCAGACTGGCGGCCAGCGCGGCGAACGCGCCCGCCGCGCCGCCGGTGTGCCCGATGAGCGCCTTGACGCTGTAGAGCGGGGTCCGGGGGGTCAGCTCGTCCAGCACCCGGCTCTCCACCACGTCGTTGAGCGCGGTGCCGGTGCCGTGCGGGATCACGAACCCCAGCCCGCCGGAGCCCGACTCGGACCCGGACCCGGCTCCTGCCCCGGCCCCCGCCTCCCGCAGCGCCACGCGCATCGCGCGCTCGATCTGCTCGCCGGAGGGCTCGGGGGCGGTCGCGTGGTAGGCGTCGCAGCTCCAACCGGCGCCCGCCAGACGGCCGTAGACGGTGCGCGCGCCGCGCGCGCGGGCGTGCGAGGCGGACTCCAGGACGAGCACGGCGGCACCCTCGCCGAAGACGGTGCCGCGCCGCTCGGCGGCGAACGGGCGGCAGCGCTCGGGGTCGATGGCGCCCAGCCGGTTGAAGCAGGCGAGGGCGACCCGGGAGTACGCCTCGGCGCCGCCCGCGATGACCACGTCGGCCTCGCCGGAGCGGATCAGATCGGCGGCCATCGAGAGCGCGTAGCCGCTGGCCGCACACGCGTTGCTGACGCAGGTGTTGACGCCCTGCGCGCCGAACCACCCGCCGACCACCGAGGCCAGCGGAAAGGCGGGCGCCCAGCGGCCGGACGCGGGGGCCTCGCCGGTCCACCAGCCCTCGTGCAGATCCGTGTCGCCCATACCGGTGCTGAGGGCGACGGCCACCCGGCGCGGATCGGGCCCGGTGCCCGTGGTGCCCGTGGCATCCGGCCCCGACGGCCCTTCCGGCCCCGGCAGCGCGGCCAGCCCCGCGTCCGCGACCGCCTCGCGCGCCGCCGCGAGCGCGAACTGGGAACCGCGCCCCAGCGGCAGCCCGTCCCGCTCCTCAGGACCGTCCGGAAGGTCGGCCTCCGGCACCAGGTACATCAGCGGATGGTCCATATGCGCGAGCGGATCGGGGACCCGCACCGGCGCGGTGTCCGCCGCGTGCATCCCCCGCCAGAAGGCGTCGACGCCCGCGCCCAGCGGGGACAGCGCGCCGAGGCCGGTCACCAGTACGTCGTCCATCAGGTGCCGCTCTGCTCTCCGGCCAGCGCGTCCAGCACCCGCCGGTCGAAGGGGACCAGCCGCCAGTCACTGCGGTTCTCGATCACCGCGTAGCCGTGGGTGATCCGGCCGGTGGCGGTGAGGGTGAGCGCGCCGTCACGGACGACGAAGCAGTCCATCCGGGCGGTGTAGGTCAGGTCCTTGAAGATCTCCTCGACCGTGTAGACGGTGTAGAGGTCCTCCTCCATCACCGCCTCGTCGATGACGCGTACCGAGGACTGGGGGACGACCGGTATCCACCTGCGGTCGTCCAGCAGGGTCTTGATGGAGATGCCGCGGTCCAGGACGAAGCGGTCCTTGGCCTCCTCCATCAGCCGCAGATAGCCGGACATCTGCAGCCGCTCGGTGAAGTGGCAGTACGGATAGGGGATGTTCCACTTCCAGGCGTAGGCGTTGCGGCCCTCGGTCAGCGAGGCCAGGACGGCGTCCTCGTCGGCGTCCGGCAGCGACACCCGGATCCGCGCCAGCTCGCCGGTGGGCCCCTCGGCCCCCAGCCGGTCCACCACGAAGGGCGCGAATTCGGCGGGGGGTTCGGCGGGCTCCGGCAGAT is from Streptomyces hygroscopicus and encodes:
- a CDS encoding 3-oxoacyl-ACP synthase; its protein translation is MSDARAAAGPRMATKAAPPRRVGGEANEEAARSEPAVGLVVTGIGTVGADGFDFRTALGRHGYKYLPAASQYFLAAAKCALAQAGPDALEAVGPEERGAAVGTNSAAVALHHTMDRTVTATGAGDLSPVTAPYFSINLFGSRLATEHDLKGFNLTFTSPRVAGLEALQNGRRALATGRARWLLAGATEEALPEGEPGAETSEAGAVALVLEPETAARSRGAAALGRVGVRSFFLPPRVAASAEGAELAAALLRDALDALGHRPDQPLAVTAVLDGSPVGEAVAAALEEKVLDEQAPGGRTPAGKPERVPAGAGALEPVARVAAALGAPAGHVHAVVTAAAEGNAAVCLVTPGGAAGAEASSAEASSR
- a CDS encoding 3-oxoacyl-ACP synthase; translation: MDDVLVTGLGALSPLGAGVDAFWRGMHAADTAPVRVPDPLAHMDHPLMYLVPEADLPDGPEERDGLPLGRGSQFALAAAREAVADAGLAALPGPEGPSGPDATGTTGTGPDPRRVAVALSTGMGDTDLHEGWWTGEAPASGRWAPAFPLASVVGGWFGAQGVNTCVSNACAASGYALSMAADLIRSGEADVVIAGGAEAYSRVALACFNRLGAIDPERCRPFAAERRGTVFGEGAAVLVLESASHARARGARTVYGRLAGAGWSCDAYHATAPEPSGEQIERAMRVALREAGAGAGAGSGSESGSGGLGFVIPHGTGTALNDVVESRVLDELTPRTPLYSVKALIGHTGGAAGAFAALAASLVLHHKTLPPNVPVGTPDPECSVPLAYGSASMTGAYGLVNAYAFGGNNISLVFGEAAA